The following proteins are co-located in the Apium graveolens cultivar Ventura chromosome 5, ASM990537v1, whole genome shotgun sequence genome:
- the LOC141660955 gene encoding uncharacterized protein LOC141660955, with protein MASDIEDIDEEYLSNNQSMWDGYLDLGAPDKICSKCDVVIWNHEKNNKSSPNKPPTFSLCCKNGQVVLDKEKQPPKPLATLLTGGVHFKHFKQNIRFYNCMSSTGGKIDHSINRGGAPYCFKVQGVNYHNIGSLVPTDDNTPKFYQLYIYDTEDEINNRINAVNGGRDVVNEEIVRSLMHMLDEHNRLVKDFRIARERVRQNAVDEFKLVLISSSSASGRPNHIAPSNERIFETDPHFMQLQYPLLFPHGDIGYYREIPLNRPVKHSKRDIEVTESEDPNEKGAREYITMREFYNYKLMIRLSEGLTPHLGGRLWQRYVVDAFIAIEQYRLDWIRDHQTTIRFDLYYNMRDAMQKGDRNPSNIGKAIILPASFTGSKRYMTQYFKDSLAICQTLGHPSLFRTMITNTKWPKIQLMLKHVPGADVADAPDVVARVFKMKVDQLMDMIKKKNCLADV; from the exons ATGGCAAGTGATATTGAGGATATTGATGAAGAATATTTGAGCAATAATCAATCTATGTGGGATGGATACTTGGATCTTGGAGCTCCTGATAAAATATGTTCGAAATGTGATGTTGTCATATGGAATCACGAAAAAAACAATAAGAGTTCTCCTAATAAGCCACCAACATTTTCTCTTTGTTGTAAAAATGGTCAAGTCGTACTGGATAAGGAGAAACAGCCTCCTAAACCTCTGGCTACTCTCCTTACTGGTGGTGTTCATTTTAAGCATTTCAAACAAAATATAAGGTTTTACAACTGCATGAGTTCTACTGGAGGAAAGATTGACCATTCAATAAACAGAGGTGGTGCGCCATATTGCTTCAAGGTCCAAGGTGTTAATTACCATAATATAGGAAGTCTGGTCCCAACTGACGATAACACTCCAAAGTTTTATCAGCTTTATATCTATGACACAGAGGATGAAATCAACAACAGGATCAATGCAGTTAATGGTGGCAGGGATGTTGTTAATGAAGAAATTGTACGATCTTTGATGCATATGTTGGATGAGCATAACAGGTTGGTTAAAGATTTTCGTATAGCTCGCGAAAGGGTTAGGCAAAATGCAGTAGATGAGTTTAAATTGGTTCTGATTTCATCGAGTTCAGCAAGTGGCCGACCAAATCATATTGCTCCATCAAATGAG AGGATTTTTGAGACTGATCCACATTTCATGCAACTTCAATATCCATTACTTTTCCCTCACGGAGATATTGGATATTACCGTGAGATCCCATTAAATAGACCTGTGAAGCATTCTAAGCGAGACATAGAAGTTACCGAATCTGAAGATCCTAACGAAAAAGGTGCTAGAGAGTATATTACAATGAGAgagttttataattataaactaATGATACGTCTTTCAGAAG GTTTGACACCACATCTTGGAGGTCGTTTATGGCAGCGATATGTTGTGGATGCTTTCATCGCAATTGAGCAGTACAGATTGGACTGGATTAGAGACCATCAAACTACTATAAGATTTGATCTCTACTATAATATGAGAGATGCAATGCAAAAGGGAGATAGAAATCCATCCAATATAGGTAAAGCAATCATTCTTCCCGCTTCATTCACCGGAAGTAAGCGCTATATGACTCAGTATTTTAAAGACTCATTAGCAATATGTCAAACTTTAGGACATCCTTCATTGTTCCGTACTATGATCACTAATACAAAATGGCCCAAAATTCAGCTCATGTTAAAACATGTGCCTGGTGCTGATGTTGCTGATGCACCTGATGTTGTAGCCAGAGTCTTTAAAATGAAGGTTGATCAACTTATGGATATGATTAAAAAGAAAAATTGTTTGGCAGATGTATAA
- the LOC141660956 gene encoding uncharacterized protein LOC141660956 — MPFPSEVYFRNAVNRLLQEETSYDKEELKILHEKNHGILNAEQKNVYDFIIQNVYNKVGGVFFVYRSGGCGKTFLWQTLYCRLRSEGKIVLLVASCRITALLLPGGRTANSRFHIPLKLDQDSTAGIRHATDIAELIQQLI, encoded by the coding sequence ATGCCATTTCCAAGTGAAGTTTATTTTAGAAATGCTGTTAACAGACTACTCCAAGAAGAAACTTCATATGATAAAGAAGAACTGAAAATTTTACATGAAAAGAATCATGGAATTCTCAACGCTGAACAGAAGAACGTTTACGATTTTATCATACAAAATGTTTATAATAAGGTAGGTGGTGTTTTTTTTGTATATCGAAGTGGAGGATGCGGCAAGACATTTCTGTGGCAGACATTATATTGTCGCCTTCGTTCAGAAGGAAAGATTGTGCTTCTTGTTGCCTCATGTAGAATAACAGCCCTATTGTTGCCTGGTGGTAGAACTGCAAATTCAAGATTCCATATTCCTTTGAAACTTGATCAGGATAGTACAGCTGGAATCAGACATGCAACCGATATTGCAGAATTAATCCAACAACTGATTTGA
- the LOC141660957 gene encoding uncharacterized protein LOC141660957: protein MSSHSYLRSRAILTPTNFVVDDINKSILEKIPGNLHTYLSQDSIDDAGDEDNDFRSAFPVEYLNSLNMPCIPKHKLNIKVGVVVMLMRNLNQIMGLCNGMRMSVTSCKKNSIECEILCGSHVGSKHLIPRIEMIPTDTSWPFEFKRIQFPLHICYAMTINKSQGQSLDTVGLYLPRAVFSHGHVYVAISRVTRPEGLHTLIDNDDGTTTNITSNVAYEEVFYNLPSINDENVSD, encoded by the coding sequence ATGTCTTCACATTCTTATCTAAGATCAAGAGCTATCCTAACACCAACTAATTTTGTGGTGGACGACATCAATAAAAGCATTCTTgagaaaattcctggaaatctACACACATATCTTAGTCAGGATTCAATTGACGATGCTGGTGATGAAGATAATGATTTCAGATCAGCATTTCCAGTAGAGTACCTGAACTCATTAAATATGCCTTGCATTCCTAagcacaagttaaacatcaaggTTGGCGTCGTTGTCATGCTTATGAGAAATTTAAACCAAATTATGGGATTGTGTAACGGCATGCGAATGAGTGTGACATCATGCAAGAAGAATAGTATTGAGTGTGAAATATTATGCGGATCCCATGTTGGGTCAAAACATTTGATCCCGAGGATAGAGATGATTCCAACAGATACCAGCTGGCCTTTTGAGTTTAAAAGAATTCAGTTCCCACTCCATATTTGTTATGCAATGACAATTAATAAGAGCCAAGGCCAATCACTTGACACGGTTGGTCTATACCTTCCCAGAGCAGTGTTTTCTCATGGCCATGTCTACGTTGCCATCTCAAGAGTTACAAGACCGGAAGGTCTCCACACTCTCATCGACAATGATGATGGTACCACCACAAATATTACATCAAATGTAGCCTATGAAGAAGTATTTTACAACCTACCGAGCATAAATGATGAGAATGTATCAGATTAG